The following are encoded in a window of Saccharothrix longispora genomic DNA:
- the dhaL gene encoding dihydroxyacetone kinase subunit DhaL, whose protein sequence is MACTAEDVARALRAVAAVVKEHREELIRLDREIGDGDHGENLARGFTALVSKLDGDVPALPGGVLRLAATTLISTVGGAAGPLYGTAFLRAATSVGDAATLDAASVAGALQAALEGVVARGKAAVGDKTMVDALTPAVVAAEAASAGGGDVGAVLTAAAEAAEAGATATVPLVARKGRASYLGERSAGHLDPGARSTALVLRSFAGQVLS, encoded by the coding sequence ATGGCGTGCACGGCGGAGGACGTCGCGCGGGCGCTGCGCGCGGTGGCGGCCGTGGTCAAGGAGCACCGCGAGGAGCTGATCCGGCTCGACCGCGAGATCGGCGACGGCGACCACGGCGAGAACCTGGCCCGCGGCTTCACCGCGCTGGTGTCCAAGTTGGACGGTGACGTGCCCGCCCTGCCGGGTGGCGTGCTGCGGCTCGCCGCGACCACCCTGATCTCCACCGTGGGCGGCGCGGCCGGGCCGCTGTACGGCACGGCGTTCCTGCGCGCGGCCACGTCGGTCGGCGACGCGGCGACCCTGGACGCGGCGTCCGTGGCGGGTGCGCTCCAGGCCGCCCTGGAGGGCGTGGTGGCGCGCGGCAAGGCCGCCGTGGGCGACAAGACGATGGTCGACGCCCTGACCCCGGCGGTGGTGGCCGCCGAGGCCGCGTCGGCGGGTGGCGGCGACGTGGGCGCGGTCCTGACGGCGGCGGCCGAGGCGGCGGAGGCGGGGGCGACCGCCACGGTGCCGCTGGTGGCGCGCAAGGGACGGGCCTCCTACCTGGGCGAGCGCAGCGCGGGACACCTCGACCCGGGCGCCCGGTCCACGGCGCTGGTCCTGCGCTCGTTCGCCGGGCAGGTGCTGTCGTGA
- a CDS encoding 3-hydroxyacyl-CoA dehydrogenase family protein, giving the protein MTRQFSTVGIVGLGTMGAGIAEVLARTGVAVVAVDVDEEGLARGRGHLDHSTGRAVARGKLTEDERAELLGRISYTTSLTALADADLVIEAVPERVDLKAEVFAALDRICGPDTIFASNTSSLSITEIGVHTGRPGKVVGLHFFNPTTVLKLVEVVRTVVTEPDVVADVVAFAESLGKVPVVIGDRAGFIANALLFGYLNHAVRMYESRYATREDLDAAMRYGCGYPMGPLALLDLIGLDTAYEILDTMYHQSRNRLHAPAPLLKQMITAGLLGRKSGRGFYTYDGPDSPVVVPDVHTPVAAADATPAREVRRVGVIGTGTMATGIVEVFAKRGYDVVLRARSRDKAEAALGKVRKSLDKAVSRGRLSEADRDAALARVAPVVEFVDLADCDLVVEAVAEELSIKKDVFAALDEVCKPGAVLATTTSSLPVIECAAATSRPGDVVGLHFFNPAQVMKLVEVVETISTSADVVATARRVCLDLGKVPVHCGDRAGFIVNALLFPYLNDAVKMLEAHYASADDIDEAMKVGCSLPMGPFELLDVVGLDVSLAIERTLYLEFREAGFAPAPLLEHLVTAGRLGRKTGKGFRDYAA; this is encoded by the coding sequence GTGACGCGCCAGTTCAGCACGGTCGGGATCGTCGGTCTCGGCACCATGGGCGCCGGCATCGCCGAGGTGCTCGCCAGGACCGGTGTCGCTGTCGTGGCGGTCGACGTGGACGAGGAGGGCCTGGCCCGCGGCCGCGGGCACCTGGACCACTCGACCGGGCGCGCGGTGGCGCGCGGCAAGCTCACCGAGGACGAGCGCGCCGAACTTCTCGGCCGCATCTCGTACACCACCTCGCTGACCGCCCTCGCGGACGCGGACCTCGTCATCGAGGCCGTGCCGGAGCGCGTGGACCTCAAGGCCGAGGTGTTCGCCGCGCTCGACCGGATCTGCGGCCCCGACACGATCTTCGCGTCCAACACGTCGTCGCTGTCGATCACCGAGATCGGTGTCCACACCGGACGGCCGGGCAAGGTCGTCGGCCTGCACTTCTTCAACCCCACCACGGTGCTCAAGCTGGTCGAGGTGGTGCGCACCGTCGTCACCGAGCCGGACGTGGTGGCCGACGTCGTCGCGTTCGCCGAGTCGCTGGGCAAGGTGCCCGTGGTGATCGGCGACCGCGCGGGGTTCATCGCCAACGCGCTCCTGTTCGGCTACCTCAACCACGCCGTGCGCATGTACGAGTCCCGCTACGCGACGAGGGAGGACCTCGACGCGGCCATGCGGTACGGCTGCGGCTACCCGATGGGCCCGCTGGCGCTGCTCGACCTGATCGGGCTGGACACCGCCTACGAGATCCTGGACACGATGTACCACCAGTCCCGCAACCGGCTGCACGCCCCGGCGCCGCTGCTCAAGCAGATGATCACGGCCGGTCTGCTGGGCCGCAAGAGCGGACGCGGTTTCTACACCTACGACGGCCCGGACTCGCCGGTCGTCGTGCCGGACGTGCACACCCCCGTCGCCGCCGCCGACGCCACCCCGGCGCGCGAGGTGCGGCGGGTCGGCGTGATCGGCACCGGCACGATGGCCACCGGCATCGTCGAGGTGTTCGCCAAGCGCGGCTACGACGTCGTGCTGCGGGCCCGTTCGCGGGACAAGGCGGAGGCGGCCCTCGGCAAGGTGCGCAAGTCCCTGGACAAGGCGGTGTCGCGCGGCAGGCTGTCCGAGGCCGACCGGGACGCCGCGCTCGCCCGCGTCGCGCCCGTCGTGGAGTTCGTCGACCTCGCCGACTGCGACCTGGTGGTCGAGGCCGTCGCCGAGGAGCTGTCGATCAAGAAGGACGTGTTCGCGGCGCTGGACGAGGTGTGCAAGCCGGGCGCGGTGCTCGCGACCACCACCTCGTCGCTGCCCGTCATCGAGTGCGCCGCCGCCACGTCGCGCCCCGGCGACGTCGTCGGCCTGCACTTCTTCAACCCGGCCCAGGTGATGAAGCTCGTCGAGGTCGTGGAGACCATCTCCACGTCGGCGGACGTCGTCGCCACCGCCCGGCGCGTGTGCCTCGACCTGGGCAAGGTGCCGGTGCACTGCGGCGACCGGGCCGGGTTCATCGTCAACGCGCTGCTGTTCCCGTACCTCAACGACGCGGTGAAGATGCTGGAGGCCCACTACGCGTCGGCCGACGACATCGACGAGGCCATGAAGGTCGGCTGCTCGCTGCCCATGGGGCCGTTCGAGCTGCTCGACGTGGTCGGCCTGGACGTGTCGCTCGCGATCGAGCGGACCCTGTACCTGGAGTTCCGCGAGGCGGGCTTCGCCCCCGCGCCGCTGCTGGAGCACCTGGTCACGGCGGGGCGGCTGGGGCGCAAGACGGGGAAGGGTTTTCGCGATTACGCGGCCTGA
- a CDS encoding aldehyde dehydrogenase family protein: MTQLAPTTSARADDGQKRFASLDPRTGEVVAHHPVASEADVREAVRAARDAAVFWAGLGFDGRRARLDAWRKLLVKRLDEFQQLISAETGKSADDARTELALVVEHLHWAAKHAAKALGKRKVPSGMLMYNFAATLEYRPLGVVGVIGPWNYPALTPVGSIGYALAAGNAVVFKPSEFTPGVGVFLAETFAQVVPEYPVLRTVTGFGETGAALCASGVDKIAFTGSTATGRKVLAACAASLTPVLLECGGKDPLIVAEDADVKAAAEAAVWGGIFNAGQTCAGVEVALVADAVYDEFVALVTRKAAKLRPGGEPDADFGPITMPGQVEVIRSHVADALDRGARAVVGGLESIRPPYVEPVVLVDVPDDAKAATEETFGPTLVVTRVADADEAVRRANAHKYGLGASVFSRNRGEELADRLRCGMVSVNSVLAYASVGALPFGGVGDSGFGRIHGEDGLREFTFAHSVARKRFPALLNPMTYDRGSRTMRHVLRMVRVLYGR; encoded by the coding sequence ATGACGCAGCTCGCTCCGACCACCAGCGCGCGGGCCGACGACGGGCAGAAGCGGTTCGCCTCCCTCGACCCGCGCACCGGCGAGGTCGTCGCGCACCACCCCGTCGCCTCCGAGGCCGACGTGCGCGAGGCCGTGCGGGCCGCCCGCGACGCGGCGGTGTTCTGGGCCGGTCTCGGCTTCGACGGCCGGCGGGCCCGGCTCGACGCGTGGCGGAAGCTGCTGGTCAAGCGGCTCGACGAGTTTCAGCAGCTGATCAGCGCGGAGACCGGCAAGTCCGCCGACGACGCGCGCACCGAGCTGGCGCTGGTCGTCGAGCACCTGCACTGGGCCGCCAAGCACGCGGCGAAGGCGCTGGGCAAGCGCAAGGTGCCCTCCGGCATGCTCATGTACAACTTCGCGGCCACCCTGGAGTACCGGCCGCTCGGCGTGGTCGGCGTCATCGGGCCGTGGAACTACCCGGCGCTCACGCCCGTGGGCTCGATCGGCTACGCGCTGGCCGCCGGCAACGCCGTGGTGTTCAAGCCCTCGGAGTTCACCCCCGGCGTCGGCGTGTTCCTGGCCGAGACGTTCGCCCAGGTCGTGCCCGAGTACCCGGTGCTCCGGACGGTGACCGGGTTCGGCGAGACCGGCGCCGCGCTGTGCGCGTCCGGCGTGGACAAGATCGCGTTCACCGGCTCCACGGCGACCGGCAGGAAGGTCCTGGCCGCGTGCGCGGCGTCCCTCACGCCCGTGCTGCTGGAGTGCGGCGGCAAGGACCCGCTCATCGTGGCCGAGGACGCGGACGTGAAGGCCGCCGCGGAGGCCGCGGTGTGGGGCGGGATCTTCAACGCGGGCCAGACGTGCGCGGGCGTCGAGGTGGCGCTGGTCGCGGACGCCGTCTACGACGAGTTCGTCGCCCTGGTCACCCGGAAGGCGGCCAAGCTGCGCCCCGGCGGCGAGCCGGACGCGGACTTCGGGCCCATCACCATGCCCGGGCAGGTCGAGGTCATCCGCTCGCACGTGGCCGACGCGCTCGACCGCGGCGCGCGGGCCGTCGTCGGCGGGCTGGAGTCGATCCGGCCGCCGTACGTGGAGCCCGTCGTGCTGGTGGACGTGCCCGACGACGCGAAGGCCGCCACGGAGGAGACGTTCGGCCCCACGCTCGTGGTGACCCGGGTCGCCGACGCCGACGAGGCCGTGCGCCGCGCCAACGCCCACAAGTACGGGCTCGGCGCGTCGGTGTTCTCCCGCAACCGGGGCGAGGAGCTGGCGGACCGGCTGCGCTGCGGCATGGTGTCGGTGAACTCGGTGCTCGCCTACGCGTCGGTGGGCGCGCTGCCGTTCGGCGGGGTCGGCGACTCCGGGTTCGGCCGCATCCACGGCGAGGACGGCCTGCGCGAGTTCACCTTCGCGCACTCCGTGGCGCGCAAGCGGTTCCCGGCGCTGCTGAACCCCATGACCTACGACCGCGGGTCCCGGACCATGCGGCACGTGCTGCGGATGGTCCGGGTCCTGTACGGCCGCTAG
- the dhaK gene encoding dihydroxyacetone kinase subunit DhaK, whose amino-acid sequence MKKIINDPATVVADALRGMALAHADLLDVEHDPAVIVRADAPVPRKVAVISGGGAGHEPLHGGFVGRGMLDAACPGAVFTSPTPDQVAAAVARTDGGAGALLVVKNYTGDVLNFETAAELAAADGVDVRTVVVDDDVAVEDSLFTAGRRGVAGTVLLEKVVGAAAERGVDLDGCEALARRVVANVRSMGLALTACTVPHAGEPSFTLADDEMELGIGIHGEPGRRRVPVGPADELVPALLDPILEDLPFAEGDRVLLFTNSMGGTPLIELYLAHGIAERLLAERGIVVERRLVGPYVTSLEMQGMSLTLLKLDDEMVELWDAPVHTPALRWGV is encoded by the coding sequence GTGAAGAAGATCATCAACGATCCGGCGACCGTCGTGGCGGACGCGCTGCGCGGGATGGCCCTCGCGCACGCCGACCTCCTCGACGTCGAGCACGACCCGGCGGTGATCGTGCGGGCCGACGCGCCCGTGCCGCGCAAGGTCGCCGTGATCTCCGGCGGCGGGGCGGGCCACGAGCCGCTGCACGGCGGGTTCGTCGGGCGCGGGATGCTCGACGCGGCGTGCCCCGGCGCGGTGTTCACCTCGCCCACGCCCGACCAGGTCGCGGCGGCCGTGGCGCGCACCGACGGCGGCGCGGGCGCGCTGCTCGTGGTCAAGAACTACACCGGTGACGTGCTGAACTTCGAGACCGCCGCCGAGCTGGCCGCCGCCGACGGCGTGGACGTGCGCACGGTGGTCGTCGACGACGACGTGGCGGTCGAGGACTCGCTGTTCACGGCCGGCCGGCGCGGCGTCGCCGGGACCGTGCTGCTGGAGAAGGTCGTCGGCGCGGCGGCCGAGCGCGGGGTCGACCTCGACGGCTGCGAGGCGCTCGCGCGGCGGGTCGTGGCGAACGTCCGCTCCATGGGGCTCGCGCTGACCGCCTGCACCGTGCCCCACGCGGGCGAGCCGTCGTTCACGCTCGCCGACGACGAGATGGAGCTGGGCATCGGCATCCACGGCGAGCCGGGGCGACGGCGCGTGCCGGTCGGCCCGGCGGACGAGCTGGTGCCCGCGCTGCTCGACCCGATCCTGGAGGACCTGCCGTTCGCGGAGGGCGACCGGGTGCTGCTGTTCACCAACTCGATGGGCGGGACGCCGCTGATCGAGCTGTACTTGGCGCACGGCATCGCGGAACGGCTGCTCGCGGAACGGGGGATCGTGGTGGAACGACGGCTCGTCGGCCCGTACGTCACCAGCCTGGAGATGCAGGGCATGTCGCTGACCCTGCTCAAGCTCGACGACGAGATGGTGGAGCTGTGGGACGCGCCCGTGCACACCCCGGCGCTGCGGTGGGGTGTGTGA
- the dhaM gene encoding dihydroxyacetone kinase phosphoryl donor subunit DhaM, with product MIGLVVVSHSRQLAAGVAELAGQMAPSVTIAPAGGDGAGGLGTDFVAVAEAIADADSGDGVVVLFDLGSARMVAEMAAEEAGVTVLVADAPLVEGAVAAAVRAQGGASLEEVAAAASAALAPEDVPAPAGEEVVRTSLVLTDGVGLHARPAALVVRAVDPLDALVVVRFGTAEADAKSVLALMGLGVPGGAEVRVEASGPDAARAVRAIEDLVARGFDE from the coding sequence GTGATCGGGCTGGTGGTCGTGTCGCACAGCCGGCAGCTGGCGGCGGGCGTGGCGGAGCTGGCCGGGCAGATGGCGCCCTCGGTGACGATCGCGCCGGCCGGCGGCGACGGGGCCGGCGGGCTCGGCACGGACTTCGTCGCGGTCGCGGAGGCCATCGCGGACGCGGACTCCGGTGACGGGGTCGTCGTGCTGTTCGACCTGGGCAGCGCGCGGATGGTCGCCGAGATGGCCGCCGAGGAGGCCGGTGTCACGGTGCTCGTGGCGGACGCGCCGCTGGTCGAGGGTGCGGTCGCGGCGGCGGTGCGGGCGCAGGGCGGCGCCTCGCTGGAGGAGGTGGCGGCGGCCGCCTCGGCGGCGCTCGCGCCCGAGGACGTCCCCGCCCCGGCCGGCGAGGAGGTCGTGCGGACCTCGCTGGTGCTGACCGACGGCGTCGGCCTGCACGCCCGGCCCGCCGCGCTCGTGGTGCGCGCGGTGGACCCGCTCGACGCCCTGGTGGTGGTGCGGTTCGGGACCGCCGAGGCCGACGCGAAGAGCGTGCTGGCGTTGATGGGGTTGGGCGTGCCGGGCGGCGCCGAGGTGCGGGTGGAGGCGTCCGGGCCCGACGCGGCGCGGGCCGTGCGCGCCATCGAGGACCTGGTCGCGCGGGGGTTCGACGAGTAG